The sequence GCATCTACGATCCTAAATTTGAAGTAGAAGCCAACCTGCAAAACCTTGCTCTCTGGAAGAAATTCATGGAAGATTTAAATGGCGATAATGAAGAAAAAGTAATAGTGGATTTTAAACAACCTGCCATTGAAGTTGCTACTCAATTATCAACATGGATGGACTTTTGGAGCACCGGTAATCATGATGACCGAACATTGGCAATAATATATTAGGCTATGACTGTAAAAGTTGTGAATTCGATAATAAATCCCGGAATGACTTATCAATACATCGATAATGGCGAACCGTTAAGAGGTGGAATGAAAGATGTATATTTCAGTCCGGACAGATCGTATGTAGTCGCTATTTACAGAACGGATCCTGATTATAATTCCAAAGAACGGCTTAGAAAGATCGTTACCCAATACTTCGATAGTTTCTTTAATAAGGAAGGAGGTAGCTATTACAAAGAGCTATACAGTTGGCCGGTAGATGTAGTAGAAGTGGATAAAAAAACCGGCATCATCGTACCTTGTTATAATAGCAACTTCTTTTTCAAAAAAGGATATGCTAATAATGATCTCTTAAAAGGAAAGGAAAAAGAAGGTAAATGGTTTGCCAGTGCCCGATTCCGGTCTCCCAGGTCAAAAACAAAACTGGATGATTCAGAATTAGGTGATTGGTTAAGTTATTTTCAGGTAGGTGTCAATATCGCCAGAGGGGTGAAGCGGTTACATGCCGCAGGACTCGCACACTCTGACTTATCTTACAAAAATGTACTGATAGATCCCGTCAGTAAAACAGCGGCCATTATTGATATTGATGGGCTAGTGGTACCTAACCTCTACCCTCCTGATGTACTGGGTACAGCAGACTTTATCGCCCCTGAGGTAATGGCCACTAAAAACCTTGGCAAAAAAGATCCTGACAAAAAACTCCCGAATCGTTTAACTGATCTCCATGCATTAGCGGTATTGATCTACATGTACCTCTTTTACAGGCATCCTTTACGTGGTGGTAATTACTTTGGCCAGATTGAATCAGAGCAGGAAGAAGAGCTGTTGATGGGCGGGAAAGCCCTGTTTATTGAACACCCTACCGACAGCAGTAACCGGAACTTTACACGGGAGTATGGTGATAACATGGCGATCTACTACCCATGGACAGATCTGAATAAAACACCCTATACCATTGCAGGTCCTTACCTGAAAGAATTATTTGATCAGGCATTCATCAAAGGGCTTCATGATCCTGTACAGCGGCCTACTGCCGATGCATGGGAACAGGCTTTGATCAAGACGAATGACCTGAAGTTAAAATGTGCAAATCCTGCCTGCAATCAGAAATGGTTTATCTATAACAACACCAAACAAACCTATTGCCCTTTTTGCGGCACGCAATACAATGCAAGCATACCAGTACTGGACCTGTATTACCAGTTCAAACCTACTGTATGGAAACCTGATAATTTAAGGCTTGTCATTTACCATCATGCAACCTTACATTACTGGCATGTAAACAGGAACATCCTGAGAAATGAACGGTTGGGCAATAACCTGAAAGAAAGAGTGGGGTATTTTTCTTATCACAATGGCCAATGGCTGTTTGTGAATGAAAAACTGACAAGTGCAAGGGATATAACCAGAGGTGCGGATATTGAAATTGGGGCGCCGGTGGTATTGGAAGATGGGATAAAGTTGCTATTGTCGAAGGAGGAAGGAGGCCGGTTAGTCACCATCATCTTCGCAAATAAAACGGAGTAGCTTTGGCAGCTACTCCGTTTTTAATTTCCTGTAAATGACTCCCCCTCTACTTCACATCCGGACAATTCGTTACCGCCTCCGCATACACCTCCGTACCCCCATACTTTTTCTTCAACACATCCAGGTAAGTAGAATGATACGGCCCCTCCCTCTCATATTTATAAATCGTTCCTGACCAATTTTGTCTTTTTATCACATAGGCATTTCTATCTTTATCACACACACTCATCATCAACAACACTTTTGCACATAGCTCTTTCTGACTCCCTCCATACACCAATGCCTTCCGATACATATTCATCGCCGCCTCACACCTGTAATACGCAGCCTGATACCTTCTGTTCAAAGCACTATGCTCATACTCATCCCACCCTATATTATAATAGTACCCGGTATGCTCGCCCTTTCCATAATTCGCCAGCATCCAGCCACGACCACCGTAAGAAAGATTATACAATACATTGCCCATCTTATAATACAACGCCGCATTCTGCGGGAACTGTTTTAAACTATCGCTCAATGCCACAATATCACGCAGTATGCCCCGTTTATCTGCAAAAGGATACGCATCATTCTTCAGCGTCTCACCCGGTACCAGAAAATCTGCACTACCAATATATTTATCCGGCAGATAGCCACTATATGCATAATTGTCTCTCCAGAAATAAGCATCCATCTCCTCCGCTACGCCCAATGCCTCTTTGAATCGTTGCTGCCTTACGAGCAGAGAGAGTTTTACATCCTTGTAAAAATCATCCGGAGACCACACTCCTGGTGAAATGAATTTTTCGAAAGCAGTTTTATGTTTTGCATGCTTAAACTGTATCAGTCGATCAATATCCGCTGGTGTACCATACTGGTCGAAATAAGCAATTTTATGATAACTGATTTGCGTGGTATCATCCTCATAATTAGATCCATAATATCCATTTACCAAAATATTGGCCTTTTCGAATAAAAGCCCTGCTGTAATAGCATCCTTCTGCTTTTGATATTGCTGACTCATCATCAGCAACAACAAAGGCAGTGATCTATCCTCTGCATTCTCATCATAATTATTAGGGTCAGGAAAAGTAGCTCCCAATGCCATCAGTTCTTTCACCTGCTTACTGAGATCTGCCTTTACTGCACTACTACTGATATCAGCCGCATGCATGATCGCTATCAATTGTTCTGTGATCCACTGACGGCGGTAAAAACTATTTTTACGGGGATGAATATCATTCAGATAGTCTATCGCTTTTGCGTACTCACCATCCATATTATACAGGTGCGCAATCGCCAGCGCATACACCACATGGTTACTATCAGACTTTGACAAAATGCTTTCCAGGTAACTCCGCACTGTACGCATGTAAGCCTGATCTTTCAGCAGGTTCTTCTTTGCATAATAATCATAAGTGGTATCCGGCATATCGCTGTTATAAAATCGCTTTACATCATACTCATTCAACTTCACACTTGAATTAAAACCCAATACTGTCGGACTCATAATCCAGTCTTCCAGCTTATTCACCTCCCTTACCACCAGCATCGGCAAATATTGGTATTGAGGCGCCACCCGGTGGAGTGACTGGATAATAGAAAGCCCTCGCCCGGGTTGCTTCAGTCCCTTAATAAACCAGGCCACCGGTATTTTTGGATACTGCTGCAACAAGGTATCCAGATCCTTGCTGGCAAGCGTATTGTAGATATATGTCTTCTTCTCTTCACTCCTTTCAAAAGTTTCACAGAGCAATTTCGTACTCGTTACTTTATCCTGCTTACATAGCGCATAATATAACAATCCCCAATCTGCCACAATCGTTTTATGCCCTTTCAGATAAGTGTCGTATAAACCGGGTAGCGAATCCCAATTTCCCCCTCCGTAATAATTTAGTTTTACCAGCTGAAATGCATACCGCTCCTTCAGAAAAGGATTCGTTGTTTTGGCAAATGCCAACTTTCCCAGCCTGAGCAGCACCTTTGTTTGCTCCTGCCCTCCATTGTCATTGCCCGTTTGCCACGGATCGTATTCGCCAAACTGGTTAAACTCTACCTGTTTTGCAAAAGCCATATAATCCAGCATTGGCTTATTGGCTGGTTGTAGCAAAGCATGTAAAAAAGAATTGTCTTTTATATGATCCCATTTCGCATGCCGGTAGGCATACAAAAATTCATCGGGCTCCATGCCGTACTGTATATTGTAAATATCAGGAATGGTGCCGCCTACCTGTTGCTGCCACTCCCTGCAATTGCGCTGATAATCCTTTTTCTGCGGGTCGCTGTCCTTCAGCACACTCATGTGAATGTTATACCTGAGATCCGATAACCCGGGAGCGCGGGATAACTCCGGTTGAAAAAGCACAAAGCGGTAATCGTCACTGAAATAATCAGGACCACAACTCCATGTACGCATCCAGGGTAAAAACAACAGTAGCAGGATACTAATAATCTGCAAAAGTCTCTTGTATGATGTTTTCATATGCAGCAATTAAAGTGGGGTCCCAGTGATAAAATGTAACATGCCGGTATTCAGGAACTTTTTTCATAGCCAGGTCAATGGCGGATTTCAAGGTGGCGGAGTCAGGGTATTCACGGCGTACCCGGTCTCCTTCTCTATAAAAACGACCATCCAGCACAGTATCCCTGCTAATTATATTATTTGAATTGATCAAACCGGCACCTGCCAGTTCACTCCCGTCATGAATGATCCCTTTAAATTTGCCTCCCCTAAACCAGGCATACCAGCCAAAAACGGGGAAAGATACATCCAGCGGCAATGGGTAATGGGTGCCAGACAGGTAAGAGTTGAGCACTTTTTCATCAAAGACCGAATTGGCAGTCGCCATTTGGTCAATGCGGTCCATATTATAACACATCAGCATCCCCCTGTCGATGGGCGGAATTCCCATTTTACGGTAGTATTTATAAGGATACAGGCGAATGGTAGCCGATAGCTCCCTGTCCTTATTGAGAGCCTTAAAAGTCCTTAGAAAGTGAAAGTATTTATCCTTTGTAGACGGGGCCCAGTCGCAGTCAATCTGCACTTCTTTGTGCAGAGGGGCACGTTTGGCTTTGATTTTAGCCTTCTCCTCCTGCCAGTTCATCCCTTCTTTGTACTCCAAACCGGCGGCCCTCTCCTCGAACTGATCCGTCATGGCATTGACCTTGTCGGTAATTTTCCCGGCCAGCCATTCACAGCTATCGGCTGCCAGCTGTTCAAATGTGCGGTTGGTAATGAAGACCACCGGGCAATAGGACCCTTTGACCAGGAATGCATTATTTGAATAGTGATAACGGGAACCTTTGGGAATAGGCATGTCCAGCGATTCACTCCAATCCACATCGAAATAGTGGATATAGAAATGATCTACATGTAATTGACTGATGAGTGCAGTATCGACGCCAGAGAAAGACTGGTCATCAAATTTCCAGTAATAAAAAGCATGAGAATGCTGTTTGGGATGATGATGACAACCCAGCAAAAAAGGTAACAACAAAATGAGGTAACGCATGAACAGGAATTGCTCTCTAAAGGTAGAATTCCCTTCGATATCAATGGTGGGTATAATTCAAATTCACACAAAATGGTGACTACTTCATCCTGTTAAGGCCATTCATCACCCCGGCAATGTCCTTCATTACCCTCCTTGTCTTATCTGCATTCCCTTCCGACTCCGCAAAGGAGGTCTTCAGCACCAGCAGACTGTCCATTATGCTTGCGGAACAGTTGCCGTACTTACCGAGGATGGTAAATACCTCCTCCAACTGAGGAGCCGCATAGCTATGAATCTTGAATGTATATGGCGGATCAAGAAAGTATAATTTGATCTCCGCCATCCGCACAGTATCCGTATTATTCATTTTCATACTGCAAAGGTACAAATAAAAAAACTGGCAGGGAATGATCCTGCCAGTTTAGTACAATCCATATTGTATGCACAATATGTCTAATTGTGAAAAGATATCTTTACTGTTCAGTTTTTCATAATTATTTCAGTTGTGGAAGGTAAAAAACTCAGTTTGACAGACTAAATCATCGCATAGGCATTATCCTAATATATCTTTTGCCATACGCCAGGGTAATCAATTACATACCCTTCATCGTCTACAATCAACTCCGAAATATACCCGGAGTGCTCATTCTCATACTTGTAAATCCTACTCCCCTTGTTCAGATAGCGCTGTTTCACCCTTTTCACATCTCCATTTTTAATATCTACCCATACAACGCTGATGTTCTGCCCCTCTCCTTTTGTGAGCTGCAGCCTGTTGATAGGCAATGAATTGGTAAAAGGCGTGAAAGAGATATCTACATCTACACAACCATCAAAGGCTTCCAGGTGCTCTCCTTTTTCATTCAACCACTGTTGTAAATCATTCTTATACAACTCAATGGTATAGTTCTGCTCAGACATTACTTCGATGAATACTGTCTGTGCTTCCCAACGTGGATTGAGTGTGAGCGTATATCTCACCAGCCATGGCTTTCCGAAGCCCTCGCCGGTGATATATCCCTTGACGGTAGTCATTTCTTCCTTTTCAATACTGACAAATTCAGTCGTATTGATCGTACTGTTTTTCCAAACTATTATCTTTTGCATCTCTTAATGTAGGCATTTTAATTCTTGAATTCAAATAGCTACGCAAAAAATTAACTCCAATATAATTGCAGGAGAATAGATTATATTTGAACGCAATATATTTCCTATACATATTTATTACTGTATGTTCGAAACTATCATTTGTTTACTCCTGATTATTATCCTGATCATTATCATCAAATTGAAGAGTGACTTACTCGATCAGCTGAGTTCCCTGCATCGCAGGCTGGATAACCTCACACTGCCACAGGGAGAAAGGGACATTACACCACCACCTGCCTACTCGCCGCCGCCGGTTTATACACCGCCACCGGCTTATACACCGCCGCCGCCACCTAAACCGGAACCACCAACACCGCCGCCTGCCAGAGAACCGGCTCCTGTTCCCGTTAAAGAAACGTATATTCCATACCCACCGATGAGCGTAGTGGAAACACCACCGGAGCCTACTCCTACCTTCTGGGAAAAATACCCTGATCTGGAGAAATTCATCGGTGAAAACCTCTTTAACAAAATTGGTATTGGTGTGTTAGTGATCGGTATTGGTTTCTTCCTGAAATACGCGATCGACCAAAACTGGATCAACGAAACCGGCCGTACTTTCATTGGCATTCTATGTGGCGGCATCCTGCTGGGTATCGCACACCGTATGCGCAAAACCTTTGCTGCATTCAGTTCTGTACTGGTAGGCGGAGGGATCGCTGTATTGTATTTCTCTATCACAATTGCGTTTCAGCAATATCATCTCATTAGTCAGACGCTGGCTTTCATCATGATGATATTGATCACTGCATTCGCCGTTTTTCTATCTATCAGTTACAATCGTGTGGAACTGGCCGTATTAGCAATCTTAGGCGGCTTCACCGCGCCTTTCCTCGTAAGTACAGGCAATGGTAATGCAGGTGTATTATTTACTTATATCCTCATTCTGAATACAGGTATGCTGGTGCTGGCTTACTTTAAAAAGTGGCACCTTGTCAATGTCATTTCGTACATCGCGACGGTGTTGTTATTTGGCACCTGGCTCTCTTATAGCATCGGTACTGAAACGCCGGCCAAACCTGTACCTTATATCACGGCACTGGTATTCGCAACCTTGTTCTATATCGTGTTCTTCCTCATGAATGTGGTGAACAATATTCGTTTGCACAGACCATTCAGGGAACCTGAAATCATCCTGCTGCTGAGTAATACATTCCTGTATTATGCCGCAGGTATGGTGATCCTCGCACATATTCACGGTGGCATGTTCCAGGGATTATTCACGGCGATGATCGCTGTATTCAATTTTGTCTTTGCATATGTATTGCATAGAAATAAATACGCAGACCGGCTGTTGATCTACTTCCTCATAGGATTAGTACTTTCTTTCCTGAGTCTTGCTGCGCCTATTCAATTGAAAGGACATTACATCACCTTGTTCTGGGCGGCAGAAAGTGTATTGCTGTTGTACCTCTACCAGCGATCTGCACTCAAACTGATGAAGATTGCATCGCTCATTGTAATGGTACTCACCGCTGGTAGCCTGATCATGGACTGGTTCAATCTATATGGTTATCACATGGTGCTAATGACACCTGTGCTCAACAGGGGCTTTATTACTAATGCAGCTGTTGTAGCCGCATTATTTATCTACAGGAAATTGCTGGCAAAGGAAAAAGATGAAAGCTTCTTCCCAATACTGCCATTGCCGCACATGCAGCTGCTGTTGAACATCGCTTTTGTTGTGCTCATCTATGCGACCATACAAATGGAAGTGTTCTTCCAGTTCCACTTACGCATACCACCTATAGCCGGTATGATGGCACATCTGGTCAACTATATTGCACTGGCCGTATTGCTGTACATTACCAGCAAAGGACATGCGATGTTCAGGTATCTGATCCTCCTATTCACCCTGATATCACTGATCGTGTTTGTGATTGATAATGACACAGCTGTGATGTTCCGGAATGCATGGCTGGCAGGCGCCGGAACGGGTAGTTATTTCGGCACGTATTTCATCATTCCTCCTGTAGTGATAGTGATGCTATTCATGGTCTGGAAATTTATCAAACCTTTGTTCAAAGACAACCAGGTATTCCTGCTACAGATCCTGAATACATTGGTTGTGCTATACATCCTCAGTGCATTGCTGGATCACGTGGTTGTGCTGATCGCTATGCATCCCCGGGCGGATATTGACAGCATTGTGCATAGTAATCAGAAAACCGGGTACAGTATTCTATGGGGCATCTATGCCTTTGTACTGATGTTCCTTGGTTTAAAATGGGCGGACAAAAATGTGCGCATTATCGCGATCGCACTCTTTGGTATCACCATTTGTAAATTATTCCTGGTAGATATCAGTACCCTCTCAGAAGGTGGAAAGATCGCCGCATTTATATCACTGGGCGTATTATTACTGATTATTTCCTTCATGTATCAACGATTGAAAAAAATCATTCTGGATGACAAACAAGAACAAAAAGCTTAATTTTTTATTGATCATATTCCTCCTTTGCAGTGCTTCACTGACTGCACAGGAGATAGCTGCGAAGGAGTTTTCGTGGCAGGCTGTCATTACCAATGTGCCGCGAAATGGATTTTATAATATCCTGCTCGGACCTGGCCTCATCAGCGGAAGCCAGGCACCGGGTTATACAGACTTTCGTATCTATCAGGATAAAAAAACAGAAGTACCCTACCTGCTGAAGAAAGAGGCCATGCACTATGACATTGCCAGTATCAAATCATTTGCTGTCATAGAAAATAAACAGGTAACTAATGGTACCTCTTCCTTCATTTTCAGTAATGCAACCAGCCAGCCAATCAATTATGTAACACTCATGGTCAAAAACTCATGGGTTTCAAAATCTATGAATGTCACCGGCAGCAATGATCTAAAACAATGGTATGGACTGGTACCGGATTTTTTCTTTGATCCGACCAAACCTCAGATCAATCTGCCAAACACGGATTATAAATATATCCGTCTGCTCATCAATGATTCCAGCAGTGCACCCCTGAATATTACAGGTGCAGGACAGTATTATAATGAGCAAAAGTCTACAAGCCCTTTACCGGTTCCTTCTTCCGGGATAAATATCCGCCATGCAAACAAAACGACTATCATCAAACTTGCATTTCCCAAAAAGTATGTGATCGACAACCTCTCTTTCAACATCACAGCGCCTACCCTATACAAGCGGCAGGCATGGGTAGATGGGGAATCTTTCACACTTACTTCCGGCCAATCGAATGAAGTGGTATTGGCGCACGAGGTCAAAACAGATACCCTTGAAATACGCATTGACAACCAGGATAACCCTCCTTTAAAAATTGAGGATGTAAATGCCTGGCAACTACCACGATACATGGCGGCTTACCTGGAACAGGGAAAATCTTATCTGATATTAACAGGCAATGCTAATCTAACCGCTCCCGAATACGATCTCACCTATTTTGCAGATAGTTTGAATAAGGAGCTGCCTCTGATCAGTATACCTAATGAGCAGATGAAAAATATCAATAATCCAAAACCTACCCCAGCAAAAGGGTTCACCCTTTTTACCAGTCAGGTGTGGATCTGGATTGCCATCGTCGGTATTATCGCCCTATTAGGTTTCATGGCTTTGCGTATGTTAAAAGAAATGCAGGAAAAAAAGTAATACGCAAATCCAGTGCGTAGCGCTCCATGTACTTTTATCGTAACTTCGAAGTCATGGGAACACAAATCACCTGTCCTAACTGCAGGCACCAGTTTGTCATGGAGGATGCATTTGCAGCAGATATTGAAAAAGAGATGCGCGGTAAAATGGAAACTGAATGGCGCAAACGTGTGGATGCATTACAAAATGAGAAAAATCAACTGGCTCAAATCCGCCAGCAGGTAGAACAACAAAAGCAATCACAACAGGAGGAGCTC is a genomic window of Chitinophaga sp. LS1 containing:
- a CDS encoding protein kinase domain-containing protein, encoding MTYQYIDNGEPLRGGMKDVYFSPDRSYVVAIYRTDPDYNSKERLRKIVTQYFDSFFNKEGGSYYKELYSWPVDVVEVDKKTGIIVPCYNSNFFFKKGYANNDLLKGKEKEGKWFASARFRSPRSKTKLDDSELGDWLSYFQVGVNIARGVKRLHAAGLAHSDLSYKNVLIDPVSKTAAIIDIDGLVVPNLYPPDVLGTADFIAPEVMATKNLGKKDPDKKLPNRLTDLHALAVLIYMYLFYRHPLRGGNYFGQIESEQEEELLMGGKALFIEHPTDSSNRNFTREYGDNMAIYYPWTDLNKTPYTIAGPYLKELFDQAFIKGLHDPVQRPTADAWEQALIKTNDLKLKCANPACNQKWFIYNNTKQTYCPFCGTQYNASIPVLDLYYQFKPTVWKPDNLRLVIYHHATLHYWHVNRNILRNERLGNNLKERVGYFSYHNGQWLFVNEKLTSARDITRGADIEIGAPVVLEDGIKLLLSKEEGGRLVTIIFANKTE
- a CDS encoding putative glycolipid-binding domain-containing protein, producing the protein MQKIIVWKNSTINTTEFVSIEKEEMTTVKGYITGEGFGKPWLVRYTLTLNPRWEAQTVFIEVMSEQNYTIELYKNDLQQWLNEKGEHLEAFDGCVDVDISFTPFTNSLPINRLQLTKGEGQNISVVWVDIKNGDVKRVKQRYLNKGSRIYKYENEHSGYISELIVDDEGYVIDYPGVWQKIY
- a CDS encoding DUF2339 domain-containing protein — translated: MFETIICLLLIIILIIIIKLKSDLLDQLSSLHRRLDNLTLPQGERDITPPPAYSPPPVYTPPPAYTPPPPPKPEPPTPPPAREPAPVPVKETYIPYPPMSVVETPPEPTPTFWEKYPDLEKFIGENLFNKIGIGVLVIGIGFFLKYAIDQNWINETGRTFIGILCGGILLGIAHRMRKTFAAFSSVLVGGGIAVLYFSITIAFQQYHLISQTLAFIMMILITAFAVFLSISYNRVELAVLAILGGFTAPFLVSTGNGNAGVLFTYILILNTGMLVLAYFKKWHLVNVISYIATVLLFGTWLSYSIGTETPAKPVPYITALVFATLFYIVFFLMNVVNNIRLHRPFREPEIILLLSNTFLYYAAGMVILAHIHGGMFQGLFTAMIAVFNFVFAYVLHRNKYADRLLIYFLIGLVLSFLSLAAPIQLKGHYITLFWAAESVLLLYLYQRSALKLMKIASLIVMVLTAGSLIMDWFNLYGYHMVLMTPVLNRGFITNAAVVAALFIYRKLLAKEKDESFFPILPLPHMQLLLNIAFVVLIYATIQMEVFFQFHLRIPPIAGMMAHLVNYIALAVLLYITSKGHAMFRYLILLFTLISLIVFVIDNDTAVMFRNAWLAGAGTGSYFGTYFIIPPVVIVMLFMVWKFIKPLFKDNQVFLLQILNTLVVLYILSALLDHVVVLIAMHPRADIDSIVHSNQKTGYSILWGIYAFVLMFLGLKWADKNVRIIAIALFGITICKLFLVDISTLSEGGKIAAFISLGVLLLIISFMYQRLKKIILDDKQEQKA